In Carya illinoinensis cultivar Pawnee chromosome 9, C.illinoinensisPawnee_v1, whole genome shotgun sequence, the following are encoded in one genomic region:
- the LOC122277716 gene encoding eukaryotic translation initiation factor 3 subunit E-like translates to MATYDLTPRIAPNLDRHLVFPLLEFLQERRLYEDEQILKSKIELLNKTNMVDYAMDIHKSLYHTEDVPQDMVDRRVEVVARLKSLEEAAAPLVAFLQNPNAVQELRADKLYNLQMLNERYQIGTDQIEALYQYAKFQFECGNYSGAADYLYQYRALCTNSERSLSALWGKLAAEILMQNWDISLEELNRLKEIIDSKNFASPMNQVQSRIWLMHWSLFIFFNHDNGRTQIIDLFNQDKYLNAIQTSAPHLLRYLATAFIVNKRRRPQFKDFIKVIQQEQHSYKDPITEFLACVYVNYDFDGAQKKMRECEEVILNDPFLGKRVEEGNFSTVPLRDEFLENARLFIFETYCRIHQRIDMGVLAEKLNLNYEEAERWIVNLIRSSKLDAKIDSQSGTVIMEPNYPNVYEQLTDHTKALSGRTYKLVSQLLEQAQPQPAR, encoded by the exons ATGGCGACCTACGACCTGACCCCGCGGATAGCCCCGAACCTGGACCGGCACCTGGTCTTCCCTCTCCTGGAGTTCCTGCAGGAACGTCGTCTCTACGAGGACGAGCAGATCCTGAAATCCAAGATTGAGCTCCTCAACAAGACTAACATGGTCGACTACGCCATGGACATCCACAAGAGCCTCTACCATACCGAAGACGTTCCACAAG ATATGGTGGACAGGAGGGTGGAGGTAGTGGCGAGACTCAAGTCGCTGGAGGAGGCCGCGGCGCCGCTTGTTGCGTTTTTGCAGAATCCGAATGCGGTGCAGGAGCTTAGGGCTGACAAACTGTACAATCTCCAAATGCTTAATGAGCGATACCAG ATTGGAACGGATCAAATAGAGGCATTATATCAGTATGCCAAATTTCAGTTTGAATGTGGAAACTACTCTGGTGCTGCTgactatctgtatcagtataGAGCCTTGTGCACAAATAGCGAGAGGAGTTTGAGTGCATTGTGGGGAAAGCTTGCGGCtgagattttgatgcaaaattGGGACATTTCTCTTGAAGAGCTCAATCGtttgaaagaaataattgactcaaag AATTTTGCGTCACCAATGAATCAGGTGCAAAGTAGAATATGGTTAATGCATTGGAGTCTCTTCATCTTTTTCAACCATGACAATGGACGGACACAGATCATCGACTTGTTTAACCAGGATAA GTATCTTAATGCGATTCAAACAAGTGCTCCTCATCTGTTACGTTACTTGGCTACTGCATTCATTGTCAACAAAAGGAGGAGACCTCAATTCAAAGACTTTATAAAGGTTATTCAGCAAGAGCAGCATTCTTACAAAGATCCCATTACGGAGTTTTTAGCATGTGTGTATGTCAATTATGACTTTGATGGGGCACAGAAGAAGATGAGGGAGTGTGAAGAA GTCATATTGAATGATCCCTTCCTTGGAAAACGGGTTGAAGAAGGCAACTTTTCTACTGTACCACTGAGAGATGAGTTCCTTGAAAATGCCCGTCTATTTATCTTTGAGACCTACTGCCGAATACATCAGCGCATTGACATGGG GGTACTTGcggagaaattgaatttgaattaTGAGGAGGCTGAGAGATGGATTGTGAACCTTATCCGGAGCTCAAAGCTCGATGCTAAGATTGACTCTCAATCAGGAACTGTGATTATGGAACCCAATTATCCCAACGT GTACGAGCAGCTAACAGATCACACTAAGGCACTCTCAGGACGTACTTACAAGTTGGTCAGTCAACTTCTGGAACAAGCACAGCCACAACCTGCACGTTAA